In Mytilus galloprovincialis chromosome 1, xbMytGall1.hap1.1, whole genome shotgun sequence, the following are encoded in one genomic region:
- the LOC143067871 gene encoding mitochondrial substrate carrier family protein ucpB-like — MDEGPLLHIISSMVAGFMAALTTSPVDVVKTRIMNQKYEHHHEKVYTGTFDCLVKIVKTEGLLGLYKGFIPNWMRIGPHTVISFFIFEQLRRSVGMDPV; from the exons ATGGACGAAGGGCCACTTTTACATATTATATCATCTATGGTAGCTGGTTTCATGGCTGCACTTACTACCTCGCCAGTAGATGTCGTCAAAACCAGAATCATGAACCAGAAATATGAAC ATCACCACGAGAAGGTTTATACGGGGACGTTCGATTGTTTGGTGAAGATTGTTAAAACAGAAGGACTTTTAGGACTTTATAAAGGGTTTATACCGAACTGGATGAGAATTGGTCCTCATACTGTTATatcattctttatatttgaacagtTAAGACGATCTGTTGGGATGGATCCTGTTTGA